A single genomic interval of Spirosoma linguale DSM 74 harbors:
- a CDS encoding ABC transporter related protein (PFAM: ABC transporter related; peptidase C39 bacteriocin processing; ABC transporter transmembrane region~SMART: AAA ATPase~KEGG: bph:Bphy_3834 cyclic nucleotide-regulated ABC bacteriocin/lantibiotic exporter): MAKKYPFYRQYDLMDCGPTCLRMISKFHGKSLDAAYLREIANLARDGTTMGGLADAAERIGFSTLALNAQYDTLAEQIPLPCIAHWRQRHFVVVYEATPTKVVVADPGHGLLTHTKQEFLKGWIPEKTISDDSEGVLLLFEPTLRFYEQENTPKANKKSFSGFLLRYFRPYNRYGLQLFLSLLTISLLQLALPFLTQQIVDTGINTRNLNFIYLVLIAQLVLFISQTGVNVLRSWILLHVTSRVNLRMLSDFMMKLMRLPIAFFDSKGTGDILQRIQDHNRIQAFLSATTLDVLFSAVSFLIFGSILFYFNAQLFFIFLLGSGLYMVWVLLFLKQRAEIDYRYFDQAAGNQSSAIQLINGMQEIKLNGSEKRRRWEWEAIQARLFKLNIRSMALSQTQNEGGRFLNEVKNILISFVAAKSVIDGHITLGSMLSVQYIVGQMNVPINNFIAFIRTYQDAKLSLGRLTEIHDKDDEESTVNTMIYELPTERTISFDNVSYRYGSSSSELVLKNISFTVPEGKVTAIVGASGSGKTTLLKLLLKFYEPVQGQIHIGNSNLKNISYDFWRSQCGVVMQEGYIFSDSISRNVSESDSNGLIGRKKLREAVSIANIEEFIESLPNGFNTRIGSSGTGLSGGQKQRILIARAVYKDPAFILFDEATSALDANNESVIMKNLDSFFKNRTVIIVAHRLSTVKAADQIIVLDKGEIVERGTHLELVNQKGNYYSLVKNQLELGN; encoded by the coding sequence TTGGCAAAAAAGTATCCCTTTTACCGTCAGTACGACCTGATGGATTGTGGGCCTACGTGCCTACGGATGATTAGTAAGTTTCATGGCAAGTCGTTAGATGCCGCTTATCTTCGGGAAATAGCCAATTTGGCCCGCGACGGTACCACTATGGGTGGGCTTGCCGATGCCGCCGAGCGAATTGGGTTTAGTACACTGGCGTTAAATGCTCAATACGATACCCTGGCCGAGCAAATTCCGTTGCCCTGTATTGCGCACTGGCGGCAACGGCATTTTGTGGTGGTGTATGAAGCAACACCAACAAAAGTAGTTGTCGCCGACCCCGGCCACGGCTTGCTGACGCATACTAAACAGGAGTTTTTGAAGGGATGGATTCCTGAAAAAACTATTTCAGACGACTCAGAAGGGGTCTTGCTACTGTTTGAGCCAACACTCCGGTTTTATGAGCAAGAGAATACTCCTAAAGCGAACAAGAAATCATTTAGCGGATTTTTGTTACGCTATTTTCGACCGTATAACCGATATGGCCTGCAACTCTTTCTTAGCCTATTAACAATCAGCTTACTGCAATTAGCCTTACCTTTTTTAACCCAGCAAATTGTCGATACAGGGATTAATACCCGCAATCTCAATTTCATTTACCTGGTACTGATTGCTCAGTTGGTCTTATTCATTTCCCAGACCGGAGTCAACGTACTGCGCAGTTGGATTTTGCTGCATGTGACAAGCCGGGTAAACCTGCGTATGCTCTCCGACTTCATGATGAAGCTAATGCGGCTACCTATAGCCTTTTTCGATTCGAAAGGAACTGGTGATATTTTACAACGGATTCAGGATCACAATCGCATCCAGGCTTTTTTATCAGCCACTACGCTGGACGTACTTTTTTCGGCTGTCTCCTTCCTAATTTTCGGGTCGATTCTTTTCTATTTCAATGCCCAGCTATTTTTCATTTTCCTCCTCGGATCGGGCCTGTATATGGTCTGGGTCTTGTTGTTTTTAAAACAACGTGCCGAAATCGATTATCGGTATTTCGACCAGGCTGCCGGTAACCAGAGCAGTGCGATACAGCTCATCAACGGAATGCAGGAAATAAAACTCAATGGGTCTGAAAAACGACGACGCTGGGAGTGGGAAGCCATTCAGGCCCGTTTATTTAAATTAAACATCCGTAGTATGGCTCTTTCTCAAACGCAAAATGAGGGTGGGCGTTTTCTCAACGAAGTCAAAAATATTCTAATCAGTTTTGTTGCCGCAAAATCAGTAATTGATGGCCATATTACTCTTGGCTCGATGCTATCCGTTCAATACATTGTTGGTCAGATGAATGTGCCCATCAACAATTTTATTGCCTTCATTAGAACGTATCAGGATGCAAAATTAAGTTTGGGCAGATTGACCGAAATTCATGATAAAGACGACGAAGAGTCTACGGTTAACACAATGATTTATGAACTACCAACCGAGCGAACTATTTCCTTCGATAACGTAAGCTACAGATACGGTAGCAGTAGTTCTGAATTAGTATTGAAAAATATCAGTTTTACGGTTCCCGAAGGAAAAGTTACGGCCATTGTAGGGGCAAGTGGCAGTGGCAAAACAACTTTATTAAAGCTACTGTTAAAATTTTACGAACCGGTTCAAGGCCAAATTCATATTGGCAATAGTAATTTAAAAAACATCAGCTATGATTTTTGGCGTAGCCAGTGTGGAGTCGTTATGCAGGAAGGGTATATTTTTTCGGATTCAATTTCGCGAAATGTGAGTGAGTCAGACTCCAATGGGTTAATTGGCCGAAAAAAGCTACGAGAAGCCGTAAGCATTGCAAACATTGAAGAGTTTATAGAAAGTCTGCCGAATGGGTTTAACACACGAATTGGCTCCAGCGGAACAGGGTTAAGCGGTGGGCAGAAGCAAAGGATATTGATCGCCCGAGCGGTTTACAAAGATCCCGCATTCATTCTTTTTGATGAAGCAACCAGTGCTTTGGACGCCAATAATGAATCGGTTATCATGAAGAACCTGGATAGCTTTTTCAAAAATAGAACAGTGATTATTGTAGCTCACCGGCTGAGTACGGTAAAAGCAGCTGATCAAATTATTGTACTTGACAAAGGAGAGATTGTTGAACGCGGGACTCACCTCGAATTAGTTAACCAAAAAGGGAACTACTACAGCTTAGTTAAAAATCAATTAGAGCTTGGCAACTAA
- a CDS encoding beta-lactamase domain protein (PFAM: beta-lactamase domain protein~KEGG: msl:Msil_0410 beta-lactamase domain protein) — translation MRFIYLLTTLLAGTVPVWAQTITNYQKALSVLQKAISATGKDVPAGLLLTTSGTIHNLGHYDVPEKTKDIPVEEKLAYFEPEQVSYVRSVIQNNGGSYISASVSKSDSLYSIGYFDRTLVKSNAQGFRYEAAKALPIKLLQFAYANRQSLRYLGEQGKHSLLSFSDKPNDAVTIYINSKTFLVEKVEKIVYNDRYGDVSFCSEYKGYEDKNGLKVPTSRSDYEFGILEREMTYTEIRSGIKSDTSDLQLRWVPVAFRTKLAEINQKSESLVVETIAPNIDLIKIMSQNNKVLVVQFSDHVALFESPSGIGLNQQILSEIQKRYPQKPLRQVFLTHHHPDHAGGIRAFADLPVMFVTTAGNEAYFKKLLTNTHTLGNANTTNGQNYTFDFVPLDGQETYKDKQTEVVAYEIGKGTSHTAEHLAFYFPQQKLLWSGDLLFFRVDGRISPAGERGKAVYNLISKNNLAVDKIYTAWPLNGQAAFGTVDDLRKSVELK, via the coding sequence ATGAGATTTATTTATTTACTAACGACCCTATTGGCAGGCACAGTCCCCGTGTGGGCGCAGACCATCACAAATTATCAAAAAGCGCTATCGGTTTTACAAAAAGCCATTTCGGCCACTGGCAAAGACGTTCCAGCGGGTCTGCTGCTGACCACAAGCGGCACAATTCACAATTTGGGTCATTATGATGTGCCCGAAAAAACAAAAGATATACCCGTTGAAGAGAAACTGGCCTATTTCGAGCCGGAACAGGTTTCTTATGTACGTAGTGTGATTCAGAATAACGGAGGTTCCTATATCAGTGCCTCCGTAAGCAAATCGGACTCGCTCTACTCAATTGGCTATTTTGACCGAACGCTGGTCAAGTCCAACGCTCAGGGATTTCGTTATGAAGCGGCCAAAGCTTTGCCCATTAAACTGTTGCAGTTTGCCTATGCCAATCGGCAGTCATTACGCTACCTGGGCGAGCAGGGAAAACATAGCCTGCTTTCATTCAGCGACAAACCCAACGATGCCGTAACCATCTACATTAACTCAAAAACCTTTTTGGTGGAGAAGGTAGAAAAAATAGTGTATAACGACCGCTATGGGGATGTATCCTTCTGTAGCGAATACAAAGGCTACGAAGATAAGAATGGACTTAAAGTACCAACCAGCCGGTCAGATTATGAATTTGGCATCCTGGAACGCGAAATGACGTATACAGAGATTCGTTCTGGCATTAAATCCGATACCAGCGATCTACAGCTTCGGTGGGTTCCGGTGGCATTTCGCACTAAACTGGCAGAGATCAACCAAAAAAGTGAGTCATTGGTGGTTGAAACGATTGCGCCAAACATTGATTTGATCAAGATCATGTCACAAAATAATAAAGTACTGGTCGTTCAGTTTAGCGATCATGTAGCCTTGTTTGAAAGCCCTTCCGGTATTGGTTTAAACCAGCAGATTCTCAGCGAAATTCAAAAGCGCTACCCTCAAAAGCCACTTCGTCAGGTTTTTCTTACCCACCACCACCCCGACCATGCGGGCGGCATTCGTGCCTTCGCTGATTTGCCCGTCATGTTTGTGACAACAGCAGGTAATGAAGCCTATTTTAAAAAGTTACTGACAAACACTCATACGCTGGGTAACGCCAATACGACAAACGGACAAAACTATACCTTCGACTTTGTACCGCTTGATGGTCAGGAAACGTATAAAGACAAGCAAACGGAAGTTGTTGCCTATGAAATTGGTAAAGGCACCAGCCATACGGCAGAGCATTTGGCGTTCTATTTTCCACAACAGAAATTACTCTGGTCCGGCGATTTGTTGTTCTTCCGGGTAGATGGCCGGATTTCGCCCGCTGGCGAGCGGGGTAAAGCTGTTTATAATCTGATCAGCAAAAACAATCTTGCTGTCGACAAAATTTATACCGCCTGGCCCTTGAATGGGCAAGCCGCTTTTGGCACTGTAGACGATTTACGCAAATCGGTCGAACTAAAATAA
- a CDS encoding hypothetical protein (KEGG: bav:BAV0540 membrane protein) — protein sequence MKIFTNEIFFLLKNGKLNNKHNVNTIQSLKDSVVIFLFSYIINITIGSTILILSRHFNIVIPKNETLTALFEKNIFSIIFTIIILAPMFEEILFRVSLKYSLKNLTLMLTFIFYLVSGAIAFPFENVFNIVIRSIISILFGLLFYILINRSIKLKSMIEIFWLRHTKFIFYMSILLFGLSHLLNYPINIKLLLYIPLLTLSQIFSGIILGYVRLKYGIIYSFFIHASKNTISVLTAIALTHQ from the coding sequence ATGAAAATATTCACAAATGAAATATTCTTTCTTTTAAAAAATGGCAAATTAAATAATAAACATAATGTTAATACAATACAATCATTGAAAGATTCAGTTGTTATTTTTTTGTTTTCCTATATAATCAACATTACTATAGGTTCTACAATACTTATACTAAGTCGTCATTTTAACATTGTAATTCCTAAAAATGAAACTCTCACGGCGCTTTTCGAAAAAAATATTTTTAGTATCATATTTACAATTATTATACTTGCTCCAATGTTTGAAGAAATATTATTTAGAGTTTCTTTAAAATATTCTCTAAAAAATCTAACCTTAATGCTGACATTTATATTTTATTTGGTGAGCGGGGCAATTGCATTTCCGTTTGAAAACGTTTTTAATATAGTTATTAGAAGCATTATTTCTATTCTCTTCGGTCTACTATTTTATATTTTAATAAACAGATCCATAAAACTTAAATCCATGATAGAAATATTTTGGCTTAGGCATACAAAATTTATTTTCTATATGTCGATATTATTATTTGGTCTCTCTCACCTGCTTAACTATCCAATAAATATAAAGTTGTTGCTTTATATTCCATTACTAACTTTATCACAAATATTTTCAGGAATTATACTTGGTTATGTCAGGCTCAAATATGGCATCATATATTCTTTTTTTATACATGCTTCTAAGAATACAATTTCTGTCTTAACCGCTATTGCCTTAACACACCAATGA